Sequence from the Microplitis demolitor isolate Queensland-Clemson2020A chromosome 2, iyMicDemo2.1a, whole genome shotgun sequence genome:
taattaatgaattaattagtaattagtgattcgtttttaattgcaatatttagaaattcagtagaaattaatttgaaaaatataaatttcaaagatTAAGGGTAAGTTTTTCAAACttggttcaaataaatatcactagtatatatatatagtatatatccattaataatatataaatatatacatatatattagcaacaataatttgaaccaagattaaatataaaagcagtttgaaaaactggcgctaaattaaaatgattataaaattataaaatatgcacataatttatgaagttattaaatactagtatattttgtttataattaattaatatcaattaataaattatatattacaatattaaaaaaatttaattaaaaaaactaaataaatatttattcaaatttttgctttGATGACTATCAGTAATTTCATgtataaactaaataaaatatgaaaaaaaaataaatatgtatataagctaacaattatttatgattataaattttattatttctttgaaACATTTGTACACtacaataaattcatttaaatcattaatcgTATCCAAATAATGGTGCTTCATACAAAGCTTTGTCCATGTCATCAGTTCCACGTTTTATTCTTCTACCAATAGGTTCCATATCATTGTAGCACTTGTTGAAGACCCTTTCAACAGCAGCGGTAGCTTCTTCAATGGTAACACCTCTGGCAGCTAATACTGAAAGCATCGCTCGTCTTTTGACACACTCTTGATGTTTCTGCTTCATATCCCAGGGCGCTGCGTCTCCATCAATCCATGAACTCATAAAACTACAATAAGTTAAATTAGCAGCACGCACTTCTGTACATGCCAAGTGATCGAGGTTTTTGAAATCTAAATTATTACGACAGTAATCGAACATGTGAATCATCTCATGTGTTAAAACACTTCCGATAATTCCTTCAATTCGTGCATTATTTTGACAAATAACAACTTGATTTAATTCGGGATCGTAGCCTCCAGTTACTGAAGGATCGCAATCTTCACACGATAAATGTCTGCGTAAATCAATTGgactgtaattaataaataattataggtTAGAATTTAAgtgttcatttaaataatatataatttatttttaaattaataccaaCCATCCAGAACTTTTTAATGCTGCTACCATTAATTTAACAAGtggatctaaaaaaataataataattattttaaataattaaattgcgACCTGTGAGTGTGAATATAACTgacaattggaaatttttttatttttgaatgtgagtaga
This genomic interval carries:
- the LOC103580221 gene encoding mitochondrial inner membrane protease ATP23 homolog — protein: MSENDKNEEKPYTPPPRKTIPDEHGELWGHDLYPERRKLKTRSITNTLLMKEGKEDIERYHCEKLVYKCIKQNPLVKLMVAALKSSGCPIDLRRHLSCEDCDPSVTGGYDPELNQVVICQNNARIEGIIGSVLTHEMIHMFDYCRNNLDFKNLDHLACTEVRAANLTYCSFMSSWIDGDAAPWDMKQKHQECVKRRAMLSVLAARGVTIEEATAAVERVFNKCYNDMEPIGRRIKRGTDDMDKALYEAPLFGYD